In the Ruminococcus sp. OA3 genome, one interval contains:
- a CDS encoding DUF4317 domain-containing protein: MNKKETLEIRKQFTPENCTISRICGCYVDGEKNIKLEIKEAFGSVQEEEAFKYFDIFKHTLSGSIGKNLLNMEFPLEQEMPDGTQAFLMKLKGSRLEDDILVEEFYQKVIDHYTYGTNYYIILIHAAYDIPGKSSDNLEMFDASDNVYEYLLCSICPVNLSKAGLCYNTEKNSIEDRIRDWIVAAPISGFLFPAFNDRNTDIHSILYYSRNPEELQQDFIDNVLGCTPPLSASGQKETFQNMIADALGDDCHYEVVKNLHENLHEMVEAGKDNPDPLTLSTHDVRCVLEESGVPDEKIQFFEKEFEEVVKPDTPILVSNIAETRKFSIETPDVVIKVNPERMDLVETRVIDGRAFLVIPVDDYLEVNGMPVSVDAPASEESADNSSEEAAATLSE; this comes from the coding sequence ATGAATAAAAAAGAAACTCTGGAAATCCGGAAACAGTTCACTCCTGAAAACTGTACCATCTCCCGCATCTGTGGATGCTATGTAGATGGTGAGAAAAATATAAAACTGGAAATAAAGGAAGCTTTTGGCTCTGTCCAGGAAGAAGAGGCTTTTAAATATTTTGACATTTTCAAACATACATTATCCGGCAGCATTGGAAAAAATCTGCTGAACATGGAATTTCCGCTTGAACAGGAGATGCCGGATGGAACACAAGCATTTCTCATGAAGCTGAAAGGCAGCCGTCTGGAGGATGATATACTGGTGGAAGAATTTTATCAGAAAGTCATCGATCATTATACATACGGTACAAACTACTACATTATTCTGATTCACGCAGCCTACGATATTCCAGGCAAGTCCTCCGACAATCTGGAAATGTTTGATGCTTCCGACAATGTCTATGAGTACCTGCTGTGCAGCATCTGCCCGGTCAACCTCTCGAAAGCCGGGCTGTGCTATAATACAGAAAAAAACAGTATTGAAGACAGAATCCGCGACTGGATTGTGGCAGCCCCCATCAGCGGTTTCCTGTTCCCCGCCTTCAACGACCGCAATACCGATATCCACAGCATTCTCTATTACTCCAGGAACCCGGAAGAACTGCAGCAGGATTTTATCGACAATGTGCTCGGCTGTACGCCGCCGCTCTCCGCCTCCGGCCAGAAAGAAACGTTTCAGAATATGATCGCGGATGCCCTGGGGGACGACTGTCATTATGAGGTGGTGAAAAATCTGCATGAAAACCTGCACGAGATGGTCGAGGCGGGCAAAGACAATCCGGATCCCCTGACCCTTTCGACACATGATGTACGCTGCGTTCTGGAGGAGAGCGGTGTCCCGGATGAGAAGATTCAGTTCTTTGAGAAAGAATTTGAAGAGGTGGTAAAACCGGACACCCCGATCCTGGTATCCAATATTGCAGAGACCCGGAAATTCAGTATCGAGACTCCTGATGTGGTCATAAAAGTCAATCCGGAGCGTATGGATCTTGTGGAGACACGCGTCATTGACGGCCGTGCCTTCCTCGTGATTCCCGTGGATGACTATCTGGAAGTCAACGGAATGCCGGTGAGTGTGGACGCACCTGCATCGGAAGAATCCGCTGACAACTCCTCCGAAGAAGCGGCAGCCACTCTTTCTGAATAA
- the nspC gene encoding carboxynorspermidine decarboxylase: MRICDLPTPCYVVDEKKLEENLRILRGLEQETGCKVLLAQKAFSMFYEYPLIKAYISGTTASGLYEARLGHEEMGGETHIFSPAYKESDFEEITKICDHIIFNSFAQLLKYRERCPEGSIGIRVNPECSTQGEHALYDPCAPGSRLGVTKANFREDLLPLIDGIHFHTLCEQNADALARTLEAVEERFGAYLHQVKWLNMGGGHHITRPDYDRRLLRECICRVRETYDVEIYLEPGEAVALNAGYLVTEVLDIVDNGIQTLILDASAACHMPDVLEMPYRPPLRDAYEAGEQPYTYRLSSNTCLAGDVIGDYSFKHPVSVGDKLYFEDMAIYSMVKNNTFNGIPLPAIAVMDGEGSCRIVRTFGYEDFKGRLS; this comes from the coding sequence ATGAGGATCTGCGATCTTCCCACCCCATGCTATGTGGTGGACGAAAAAAAACTGGAAGAAAATCTGAGGATCTTAAGAGGTCTGGAGCAGGAGACAGGCTGTAAAGTTCTGCTGGCACAGAAAGCCTTTTCCATGTTTTATGAGTATCCGCTGATCAAAGCCTATATCAGCGGGACGACGGCCAGCGGCCTCTATGAGGCAAGGCTGGGACATGAGGAGATGGGTGGCGAGACGCACATCTTCTCTCCGGCTTATAAGGAGTCAGACTTTGAAGAAATCACAAAAATCTGTGATCATATTATCTTTAATTCCTTTGCACAGCTGCTGAAATACCGGGAACGCTGTCCGGAGGGCAGCATCGGTATCCGCGTGAATCCGGAGTGTTCGACGCAGGGAGAGCATGCGCTCTATGATCCGTGCGCGCCGGGATCGAGGCTTGGTGTCACGAAGGCGAACTTCCGGGAGGATCTGCTTCCACTTATCGACGGGATTCATTTTCATACGCTGTGTGAGCAGAACGCCGATGCACTCGCCAGAACCCTTGAAGCGGTGGAAGAAAGATTCGGAGCATATCTGCATCAGGTTAAATGGCTGAACATGGGCGGGGGACATCACATTACGCGTCCTGATTATGACCGAAGACTGCTCAGGGAATGCATTTGCCGCGTGAGGGAAACGTATGATGTGGAAATCTACCTGGAACCGGGGGAGGCAGTCGCTTTGAATGCCGGCTATCTGGTGACGGAGGTGCTGGACATCGTGGACAATGGTATTCAGACACTGATCCTGGATGCCTCTGCCGCCTGTCATATGCCGGATGTACTGGAGATGCCGTACCGTCCGCCTCTGCGCGATGCGTATGAGGCAGGGGAGCAGCCATACACGTACCGGTTGTCTTCCAATACGTGTCTGGCGGGAGATGTCATCGGGGATTATTCTTTTAAACACCCGGTATCAGTGGGGGATAAACTGTATTTTGAGGATATGGCCATTTATTCCATGGTGAAAAATAATACGTTCAACGGCATACCGCTGCCGGCAATCGCAGTGATGGACGGGGAGGGCAGCTGCCGGATCGTCAGGACTTTCGGATATGAGGATTTCAAAGGAAGACTTTCATAG
- the aguA gene encoding agmatine deiminase, translated as MAFDNMKNPREDGFIMPGEFEHHQGCMMVWPVRPGSWPFKARAAQKVFAEVAKIIARSETVYMLTDRAHFDQARSMLPGQVQIIEIETDDAWARDTGPTFVINDAGELRGVDWRFNAWGGEADGLYDHWERDDQVASAFCRKLKIECYDAHPFVLEGGAIHSDGEGTVLVTEACLLSEGRNPNLTRQEIEEQLGMWLGARKIIWLPHGIWQDETNEHVDNVCAFVRPGEVVLAWTDDESDPQYRYSRSCLEVLESQTDARGRQLLIHRLPVPKVPVCVTAEDLPGYVYEEGEEERREGERLAASYVNFYIANDSIVVPQFGDEHDQGAVELLGKLFPERNVEPVYARDILLGGGNIHCITQQIPDSCRKRYGAVQEGV; from the coding sequence GTGGCTTTTGATAACATGAAAAACCCCCGGGAAGATGGTTTCATCATGCCGGGGGAATTTGAGCACCATCAGGGCTGTATGATGGTATGGCCGGTGCGGCCGGGTTCGTGGCCTTTCAAAGCCAGAGCCGCACAGAAGGTATTTGCTGAGGTGGCAAAGATCATCGCGCGCAGTGAAACTGTCTATATGCTGACGGACAGAGCCCATTTCGATCAGGCACGCAGTATGCTGCCCGGGCAGGTACAGATTATCGAGATAGAGACAGACGATGCCTGGGCGAGAGATACGGGTCCTACCTTCGTGATCAATGACGCAGGGGAACTGCGCGGCGTCGACTGGAGATTCAACGCCTGGGGCGGAGAAGCCGACGGGCTGTACGACCACTGGGAGCGGGATGACCAGGTGGCATCCGCCTTTTGCAGGAAATTGAAAATTGAATGCTATGATGCCCATCCTTTTGTACTGGAAGGAGGAGCCATCCACAGCGACGGGGAGGGTACGGTGCTGGTCACGGAGGCATGTCTGCTGAGTGAGGGGCGCAATCCAAATCTTACCAGGCAGGAGATTGAAGAACAGCTGGGGATGTGGCTGGGGGCTCGAAAAATCATCTGGCTGCCCCATGGGATCTGGCAGGACGAGACGAACGAGCATGTGGACAATGTCTGTGCTTTCGTGCGCCCGGGCGAGGTCGTGCTGGCGTGGACTGACGATGAAAGCGATCCCCAGTACCGCTATTCCAGGAGCTGTCTGGAAGTGCTGGAGAGTCAGACGGATGCCAGAGGAAGGCAGCTTCTCATACACCGCCTGCCGGTTCCCAAAGTTCCCGTATGTGTCACGGCGGAAGATCTGCCGGGATATGTTTACGAAGAGGGAGAGGAAGAACGGCGGGAGGGTGAACGGCTGGCGGCAAGCTATGTGAATTTTTATATTGCCAATGACAGTATCGTTGTTCCGCAGTTCGGAGACGAGCATGATCAGGGGGCAGTGGAACTTCTGGGAAAACTGTTTCCAGAACGGAACGTGGAACCAGTATATGCCCGGGATATCCTGCTGGGCGGCGGCAATATCCATTGCATCACTCAGCAGATTCCAGATTCGTGCCGCAAAAGGTACGGTGCAGTGCAGGAAGGAGTGTGA
- the aguB gene encoding N-carbamoylputrescine amidase encodes MTGAVTAAAVQMSCSRDIKENIEKADGMVREAAALGAGIILLPELFERQYFCQERRYSYYRFAKPVMENDAVLHFQQTARELGVVIPVSFYEQDGNCLYNTVAVIDADGSILGVYRKTHIPDDHYYQEKFYFSPGNTGFRVWKTKFGTVGVGICWDQWFPETARCMALMGAELLLYPTAIGSEPILDCDSMPHWRRTMQGHAAANIVPVIAANRIGLEEVKPHAENGGQCSSLLFYGSSFVTDEVGEVVQQASRDKEEILISEIDLRQAADCRLEWGLYRDRRPHCYGKIGQ; translated from the coding sequence ATGACAGGAGCAGTGACAGCGGCAGCGGTGCAGATGAGCTGCAGCCGTGATATAAAGGAAAATATAGAAAAAGCAGATGGTATGGTACGGGAAGCAGCCGCATTGGGGGCGGGAATTATCCTACTGCCGGAATTGTTTGAACGGCAGTACTTCTGCCAGGAACGGCGGTACAGTTATTACAGGTTCGCCAAACCGGTGATGGAGAATGACGCAGTGCTCCATTTCCAGCAGACGGCGCGTGAGCTCGGCGTGGTAATCCCTGTCAGCTTTTACGAGCAGGATGGGAACTGCCTGTATAATACGGTTGCGGTGATAGACGCCGACGGCAGTATACTGGGGGTTTACCGCAAGACACATATTCCGGATGACCATTATTATCAGGAAAAATTCTATTTTTCACCCGGAAACACGGGATTTAGAGTGTGGAAGACTAAATTTGGTACGGTCGGTGTAGGCATATGCTGGGACCAGTGGTTCCCGGAGACTGCCAGATGTATGGCACTGATGGGAGCGGAGCTTTTGCTGTATCCGACGGCTATCGGCAGTGAACCGATCCTGGACTGCGACAGTATGCCGCACTGGCGGCGGACCATGCAGGGGCATGCGGCTGCCAATATCGTGCCGGTGATCGCCGCGAACCGGATCGGTCTTGAGGAAGTGAAACCCCACGCCGAGAATGGCGGACAGTGTTCTTCTCTTCTGTTTTATGGTTCCTCTTTTGTTACGGATGAAGTTGGGGAGGTTGTTCAACAGGCATCCAGAGATAAAGAGGAGATCCTGATCTCCGAAATCGATCTGAGGCAGGCGGCGGACTGCCGGCTGGAGTGGGGACTCTACCGGGACCGCAGGCCGCACTGCTATGGCAAGATCGGTCAATAA
- a CDS encoding LytTR family DNA-binding domain-containing protein yields MIQVMLCDDDPFILKLAGQQIEEEIAEKKLDAQIVCVAMESLEIFRYIQKNPGEYLVFLDLDFGAGRLNGMDVARKIRELSQASKIVFVTNHQEMAMQVLQSGVEPFGFLEKTTDMRNLKEGFGRYIRMASAVWGEAKKTEDKDLLVLTIGIGETVNVRKSSILYVEAEKAVSHGVTYHTMDGSAVTVRDTIERVLGMLGDDFLKVHRSVVASKRYMVGMQQGMLKLANGELIPCSVRMRNEVKRWLE; encoded by the coding sequence ATGATTCAGGTGATGTTGTGTGATGACGATCCGTTCATCCTGAAGCTGGCAGGGCAGCAGATAGAAGAGGAAATTGCAGAGAAAAAGCTGGATGCACAGATTGTCTGTGTGGCAATGGAGAGTCTGGAGATTTTTCGATATATACAGAAGAACCCGGGAGAGTATCTGGTGTTCCTGGATCTGGACTTTGGTGCCGGCAGGTTAAATGGAATGGATGTTGCACGTAAGATTCGTGAACTGAGTCAGGCATCCAAGATTGTGTTTGTTACGAATCATCAGGAGATGGCGATGCAGGTTCTGCAAAGCGGGGTGGAACCCTTCGGGTTTCTGGAAAAGACAACGGATATGAGAAATCTGAAGGAGGGGTTTGGCCGCTATATCCGGATGGCGTCAGCCGTCTGGGGAGAAGCTAAAAAGACGGAGGATAAAGATCTGCTGGTTCTGACGATCGGGATTGGTGAGACGGTGAACGTCAGGAAGAGCAGCATCCTCTATGTGGAAGCGGAAAAGGCCGTGTCACATGGGGTGACGTACCATACGATGGATGGCTCAGCGGTGACGGTGAGAGATACCATAGAACGCGTGCTGGGGATGCTTGGAGATGATTTTCTGAAGGTTCACCGGTCTGTTGTTGCAAGTAAGCGGTATATGGTGGGGATGCAGCAGGGTATGCTCAAGCTTGCAAACGGGGAACTAATTCCATGTTCGGTTCGGATGCGAAATGAGGTGAAACGGTGGCTGGAATAA
- a CDS encoding saccharopine dehydrogenase family protein: protein MSRLLIIGCGGVARVAICKCCQNSDVFTEIMIASRTKEKCDALKEELQPKTETKIETAQVDADNTQEVISLIRDWKPDAVLNVALPYQDLTIMDACVETGVHYIDTANYEAEDTEDPAWREIYEARCKKLGFTAYFDYSWQWAYQDKFREAGITGLLGSGFDPGVTSVYTAYALKHYFDEIHSIDILDCNGGDHGYPFATNFNPEINLREVSAPGSYWENGKWVEIEPMSIKREYDFPEVGKKDMYLLHHEEIESLAKNIPGVKRIRFFMTFGQSYLTHMKCLENVGMLRTDPVSFDGKEIVPIQFLKALLPDPASLGPRTVGKTNIGCIFTGIRDGKEKTIYIYNVCDHQECYREVGSQAVSYTTGVPAMIGAMLVVSGAWQKPGIFNVEEFDPDPYMDALNRFGLPWVVCENPQTVA from the coding sequence ATGAGCAGATTATTGATTATCGGATGCGGCGGTGTGGCGCGTGTTGCCATCTGCAAATGCTGTCAGAACAGCGATGTATTTACAGAGATTATGATCGCAAGCCGTACGAAAGAAAAATGTGATGCGCTGAAAGAAGAGCTTCAGCCAAAGACAGAGACAAAGATTGAAACGGCTCAGGTAGATGCGGACAATACGCAGGAAGTGATCAGCCTGATCAGGGACTGGAAACCGGATGCCGTATTGAATGTGGCACTTCCGTATCAGGATCTTACGATCATGGACGCATGTGTGGAGACGGGTGTACATTATATCGATACTGCCAACTATGAGGCGGAGGATACGGAAGATCCCGCCTGGAGAGAAATCTATGAGGCACGCTGTAAGAAACTTGGCTTTACGGCTTACTTTGATTACTCCTGGCAGTGGGCGTATCAGGATAAATTCAGAGAAGCAGGGATCACAGGGCTTTTAGGCAGCGGATTTGATCCGGGTGTCACAAGTGTGTACACGGCGTATGCACTGAAACACTATTTTGATGAGATTCATTCCATCGATATTCTGGACTGCAACGGCGGCGACCACGGTTATCCGTTTGCGACAAACTTCAATCCGGAGATCAACTTGCGGGAGGTATCCGCACCGGGTTCCTACTGGGAAAATGGAAAATGGGTTGAGATAGAACCCATGAGTATCAAAAGGGAGTATGATTTTCCGGAGGTTGGTAAGAAAGACATGTATCTTCTTCATCACGAGGAGATTGAATCTCTCGCGAAAAACATTCCGGGGGTTAAGAGGATCCGCTTCTTTATGACATTCGGCCAGAGCTATCTGACGCACATGAAATGTCTTGAAAATGTGGGGATGCTGAGAACAGACCCGGTTTCTTTTGACGGAAAAGAAATTGTGCCGATCCAGTTTTTAAAAGCGCTGCTGCCGGATCCCGCGTCACTTGGACCGCGGACAGTCGGCAAGACGAACATCGGCTGTATTTTTACAGGGATCAGGGATGGAAAAGAGAAAACCATCTATATCTACAATGTCTGCGATCATCAGGAATGCTACAGGGAAGTCGGATCGCAGGCAGTCTCCTACACGACCGGTGTTCCGGCTATGATCGGAGCCATGCTGGTGGTAAGCGGAGCATGGCAGAAGCCTGGTATCTTTAACGTGGAAGAATTTGATCCGGATCCTTATATGGACGCACTGAACCGATTCGGACTCCCATGGGTAGTCTGCGAAAATCCGCAGACGGTTGCGTGA
- a CDS encoding VanZ family protein, producing MMLENVLMYLLPGITVWAVYLAVFEVYLRVSHQTVTLQYRAATLLLAAAMTAVFSMTVSPVFGFTLGLGKGQINLIPGQVLRDIGDNPLNFFGNILMFIPLGFLLPMLSRKFQKVGNAVLFCAGTSLLIEVLQLFLTRGTDIDDLILNTLGGLIGFLAAMMLLAGVRKLYGATGIRDQKTGKIKKRDGKPVLILVVLMLIGVMGTGLWNCRQFAMPQTQAAGHDLTEETNDWFDDIGIEAKNACLIDAREGNILYGKEENQQIAPASTAKILTVLTAARFCAADEEVTVGEEINRIESDASRAWLVIGQRLSVKQLMEGMLLPSGNDAAYVLAVYAGRKIKDQADLSIDRALEIFMDKMNETAVLAGAENSRFLRPDGYDADGQYTTAYDLACCARVFMNTEYGDGYLSDIVRQPSIRTCFADGTDVTWQNTNQLLSPESTYYDKTVVGLKTGSSDAAGKCLVSAAYRNERLYITVVMGDSEEGRYQDTLDLLNKIEG from the coding sequence ATGATGTTAGAAAATGTATTAATGTATCTGCTGCCTGGAATAACAGTCTGGGCAGTATATCTTGCAGTATTTGAAGTGTATCTGAGGGTATCACATCAGACAGTGACATTGCAGTACCGGGCAGCCACACTGCTTTTGGCAGCGGCAATGACAGCGGTCTTTTCCATGACAGTGTCTCCGGTGTTTGGATTTACGCTGGGGCTGGGAAAGGGGCAGATTAACCTGATACCAGGCCAGGTACTCCGGGATATCGGAGACAATCCCCTGAATTTTTTTGGAAACATTCTGATGTTTATCCCGCTTGGGTTTCTGCTCCCGATGCTGTCCCGGAAATTTCAGAAAGTGGGAAATGCCGTGTTGTTCTGCGCCGGAACTTCACTGCTGATTGAGGTCCTGCAGCTGTTCCTGACGCGGGGGACCGATATCGATGATCTGATCTTAAACACATTGGGCGGACTCATTGGATTTCTGGCTGCCATGATGCTTCTGGCAGGTGTCAGGAAACTATATGGCGCAACGGGAATCAGGGACCAAAAAACCGGAAAGATCAAAAAAAGAGATGGAAAGCCCGTATTGATTCTGGTGGTACTTATGCTGATCGGAGTGATGGGGACCGGCCTGTGGAATTGCAGACAGTTTGCAATGCCACAGACACAGGCGGCAGGTCATGATTTGACAGAAGAAACAAATGACTGGTTTGACGACATCGGCATAGAAGCAAAAAATGCATGCCTGATCGATGCCCGGGAAGGAAATATTCTGTACGGGAAAGAAGAAAATCAGCAGATTGCGCCCGCCAGCACTGCCAAAATTCTGACGGTGCTGACGGCCGCCCGCTTCTGCGCCGCTGATGAGGAAGTTACTGTGGGCGAAGAAATCAACCGGATTGAGAGTGATGCCTCACGTGCCTGGCTTGTTATTGGCCAGCGGCTGAGCGTAAAACAGCTGATGGAAGGAATGCTGCTTCCATCCGGAAATGATGCGGCATACGTCCTGGCAGTGTATGCGGGAAGGAAGATCAAAGATCAGGCGGATCTGTCGATCGATCGGGCACTGGAAATTTTTATGGATAAAATGAATGAGACAGCAGTCCTTGCAGGCGCTGAAAATTCCAGATTCTTAAGGCCCGATGGATATGATGCAGACGGTCAGTATACGACAGCCTATGATCTGGCATGCTGTGCGCGCGTGTTTATGAATACAGAATACGGGGACGGGTATCTGTCAGATATTGTCAGACAACCTTCGATCCGCACCTGTTTTGCGGATGGAACGGATGTGACGTGGCAGAATACAAACCAGTTGCTCAGTCCGGAGAGTACCTATTATGATAAAACAGTTGTCGGTCTTAAAACGGGGAGTTCAGATGCGGCCGGAAAGTGTCTGGTTTCGGCTGCCTATCGGAATGAGCGGCTTTATATCACAGTTGTCATGGGAGACTCTGAGGAGGGGCGTTATCAGGATACACTGGACTTATTGAATAAGATCGAAGGATAA
- a CDS encoding GHKL domain-containing protein encodes MAGIIGWYFVWQVVKLLLVNGMILAAALAWYRIWTRINRPRLELAAGFLVSCGIVLFLYPGYFLKSISWIKSWEAVLFLLIFATVLSVWAVGYLKLSVSDYLLLGTVLFLLQKYSYHALYCRSMLLIIGWILLLVIVQRRYHSAKQQAMPCLLTLFSATICYCVYQMIFEGKVLQIYYNIARKYDFDRVQKFFCLLLITFCFLLIFALLMFLLKRGLHYYFAKAQEMSEKYEEIGAYLLAVPVMLFVVLFLLDIVGMFYDTERMPFRMGTVAIFIIAFLGMQLFYLKMLLKTVQLKEHLEYQEKVQEHMQLYHRKMNENMQEIRAIKHDMKNIFLTMGELVRRNGDAPLQEYYYSQIAPFAQSEIQKNDMYVQLQMLQNETLEAFLHYKLLQGISAGEDIRIVTMLDHTYFPHCVDVSDIVRIIGIFLDNAMEEVEQMEDGHVELELREQEGNMQILIKNTVRTATLERGVHAGVTSKGLGRGNGLTIARRLIDKHSDILWNSYFQGNLFVQSIQAFRPGR; translated from the coding sequence GTGGCTGGAATAATTGGATGGTACTTCGTATGGCAGGTTGTCAAACTGTTACTCGTGAATGGAATGATATTGGCTGCCGCGCTGGCATGGTACAGGATCTGGACCAGGATCAACAGGCCGAGACTCGAACTTGCAGCCGGATTTCTGGTATCCTGCGGGATAGTACTCTTTCTCTATCCGGGATATTTTCTGAAATCGATCAGCTGGATCAAAAGCTGGGAAGCAGTCTTATTTCTTCTTATTTTTGCGACTGTGCTCTCTGTCTGGGCGGTCGGCTACCTGAAACTTTCTGTGAGTGATTACCTGCTCCTGGGCACTGTACTGTTTCTGCTGCAGAAATACAGCTATCATGCGCTGTACTGCCGCAGCATGCTGCTGATTATCGGATGGATACTGCTGCTTGTAATCGTGCAGCGGAGATACCATTCTGCAAAACAGCAGGCGATGCCATGCCTTCTCACGCTGTTCTCTGCAACGATCTGTTACTGTGTTTATCAGATGATCTTTGAGGGGAAGGTTCTGCAGATTTATTATAATATTGCAAGGAAGTATGATTTTGACAGGGTACAGAAATTTTTCTGCCTGCTTTTGATCACGTTCTGTTTCCTGCTGATCTTTGCGCTGCTGATGTTTCTGCTGAAAAGAGGACTCCACTATTATTTCGCGAAAGCACAGGAAATGAGTGAAAAATACGAAGAGATTGGTGCGTACCTGCTGGCTGTTCCCGTTATGCTGTTTGTTGTTTTATTTCTGCTTGACATCGTGGGCATGTTTTACGATACGGAACGGATGCCGTTTCGAATGGGTACGGTAGCGATTTTTATCATAGCATTTCTGGGCATGCAGTTGTTTTACCTGAAGATGCTTTTAAAAACGGTGCAGCTTAAAGAGCATCTGGAATATCAGGAAAAAGTACAGGAGCATATGCAGCTTTATCATCGGAAAATGAATGAGAATATGCAGGAGATCAGGGCGATAAAGCACGATATGAAGAATATCTTTCTGACAATGGGCGAACTCGTAAGAAGAAACGGAGATGCCCCGCTTCAGGAATATTACTATTCTCAGATAGCACCGTTTGCACAGTCGGAAATCCAAAAGAATGATATGTATGTACAGCTGCAGATGCTGCAGAATGAGACGCTGGAGGCGTTTCTGCACTATAAACTGCTGCAGGGAATCTCAGCAGGGGAGGATATCCGCATTGTGACCATGCTCGACCATACGTATTTTCCACACTGCGTGGATGTATCGGATATTGTGCGGATCATTGGGATTTTTTTGGACAACGCGATGGAGGAGGTCGAGCAGATGGAGGACGGTCATGTGGAACTGGAACTCCGGGAACAGGAAGGAAACATGCAGATCCTGATAAAGAACACGGTGCGCACAGCGACACTTGAGAGAGGCGTTCATGCAGGAGTGACAAGCAAAGGACTGGGGCGCGGCAACGGGCTGACCATTGCCAGAAGGCTGATAGACAAGCACAGTGACATTCTCTGGAATTCTTATTTTCAGGGAAACCTGTTTGTACAGTCTATTCAGGCGTTTCGGCCCGGACGTTGA
- a CDS encoding diguanylate cyclase, with protein MEKISNAEAFCRWIWYTYLNKKNYRALKEIVDDSISVIGTGEHEISRTLEEFAAQMEKEELNRRESFFVEDDWYQTRDLGNHLFLVIGQGKCREDAEDRIIYEFAFRFTMLVIQDPDGYRLLHVHQSVADSAQDSDEFFPRRLVEQSNQILQERIEEKTKELEAAHKQALFYARFDPLTKLMNRQFLEEKISSRMLEQPYGTMLIMDTDVSKEINGVYGHAVGDRILQAFSKSLKNVFCNDLIGRLGGDEFIVYASFGIEHQELLEQRWRQLKEEWEENQKDIKMDVPVNLSAGAAFYPKYGDDFSSVLDHAHKAHYYLKKCEKEGICYYGQDGFVKIL; from the coding sequence TTGGAAAAGATCAGTAATGCAGAAGCATTTTGCCGGTGGATCTGGTACACCTATTTAAATAAAAAGAATTATCGTGCGTTAAAAGAAATTGTCGATGACAGCATATCCGTAATAGGAACCGGCGAGCATGAGATCAGCAGGACTCTGGAAGAGTTTGCCGCACAGATGGAAAAAGAGGAGCTTAACCGCAGGGAGTCTTTTTTTGTGGAAGATGACTGGTATCAGACCAGGGATTTGGGGAATCATCTTTTTCTTGTGATCGGTCAGGGCAAGTGCAGGGAAGATGCAGAAGACCGTATTATCTACGAGTTTGCATTTCGTTTTACCATGCTTGTCATACAGGACCCGGACGGCTACCGACTGCTTCATGTGCACCAGTCGGTAGCAGACAGTGCTCAGGACAGCGATGAATTCTTTCCGCGCCGGCTGGTTGAACAGAGTAATCAAATATTGCAGGAACGTATAGAAGAAAAGACGAAAGAGCTGGAGGCGGCGCATAAGCAGGCACTTTTCTATGCAAGGTTTGATCCTCTTACAAAGTTGATGAACCGCCAGTTTCTTGAGGAGAAGATTTCTTCCAGGATGTTGGAACAGCCATATGGGACAATGCTCATAATGGATACTGATGTGTCCAAAGAAATCAATGGAGTTTATGGACATGCCGTTGGAGACCGTATTCTGCAGGCGTTTTCAAAATCTCTGAAGAATGTATTCTGCAATGATCTGATCGGCAGGCTTGGGGGCGATGAGTTTATCGTTTATGCCAGCTTTGGGATCGAGCATCAGGAACTGCTGGAGCAGCGCTGGCGTCAGCTGAAGGAAGAATGGGAAGAAAATCAGAAGGATATTAAAATGGATGTTCCTGTTAACCTGTCAGCAGGTGCGGCTTTTTATCCCAAATACGGCGATGATTTTAGCAGCGTTTTGGATCATGCCCATAAAGCACATTATTATTTGAAAAAGTGCGAGAAAGAAGGAATCTGTTACTATGGACAGGATGGATTTGTAAAAATCCTGTGA